The following coding sequences lie in one Caproicibacterium argilliputei genomic window:
- a CDS encoding lysophospholipid acyltransferase family protein, which translates to MKMTPMYRLAKVVPQWFVRPILPNHVEGRENLPKRSAAIICVNHMRNSDAVRMFFSCHRQIFFLGKSELFENPFLGWVLRNVGVIPVQRGHGDVGAISVAGQHLEQGDLLGVFIEGTRSKDGSFGQPKAGAAMLAWRYQVPVIPCCITAKDGRLPKVFEKCRITYGKPISPADLGLQSGKSSEFRSASRLIMDKIKEIREADLQEFHS; encoded by the coding sequence ATGAAAATGACACCCATGTATCGGCTGGCAAAAGTTGTGCCGCAATGGTTTGTGCGGCCGATTCTGCCGAATCATGTAGAGGGGCGAGAAAACCTTCCGAAACGCAGCGCGGCGATTATTTGCGTTAACCATATGCGGAACTCAGACGCTGTCCGAATGTTTTTTTCCTGCCACCGTCAGATTTTCTTTCTGGGCAAGTCGGAACTGTTTGAGAATCCGTTTTTGGGATGGGTGCTGCGGAATGTCGGCGTCATTCCGGTGCAGCGCGGTCACGGGGATGTCGGCGCCATCAGTGTTGCAGGGCAGCATTTGGAGCAGGGGGACTTGCTCGGCGTTTTCATCGAGGGAACACGCAGTAAAGATGGCAGCTTCGGTCAGCCAAAAGCCGGTGCGGCGATGCTGGCGTGGCGCTACCAGGTACCGGTGATTCCGTGCTGCATCACAGCAAAAGACGGCAGACTTCCCAAAGTGTTTGAAAAGTGCCGCATAACCTACGGCAAGCCGATTTCACCGGCAGATTTGGGGCTGCAAAGCGGCAAAAGCAGTGAATTCCGCAGTGCGAGCCGACTGATTATGGATAAAATCAAGGAAATCCGGGAAGCAGATCTGCAGGAGTTCCACTCATGA
- a CDS encoding YhbY family RNA-binding protein, with product MLTSKQRAYLRSLSNSLDTILMVGKGGLSSDIAHQADTALEKRELIKGRVLPETCPVSSREAAETLAQETCSEVVQVIGSRFVLYRKNQKEPKITLPKASKK from the coding sequence ATGCTTACAAGCAAACAGCGCGCTTATCTGCGCAGCCTTTCCAACTCTCTGGATACCATTTTGATGGTGGGCAAGGGTGGCCTTTCTTCTGACATCGCACATCAGGCAGACACCGCTTTAGAAAAGCGGGAGCTGATAAAAGGCCGTGTTCTGCCGGAGACCTGCCCGGTTTCCTCCCGCGAAGCGGCTGAAACTTTGGCGCAAGAAACTTGTTCTGAAGTGGTGCAGGTCATTGGTTCCCGCTTTGTTTTATACAGAAAAAACCAAAAAGAACCGAAAATCACTCTTCCCAAAGCGTCAAAAAAGTAA
- a CDS encoding lysophospholipid acyltransferase family protein yields the protein MKRPCALLRFLYQFVLRLATPIGLLLLRVRFRGLANVPKKGPYILCSNHRCVLDPFTIAMGIPQHLYYMAKSELFTNHGSVAAALLRAVGAFPVHRDSADLQSLHTAEAILKRGDSLGIFPQGRVVFDNTPFRPKSGAVLLAARTGMPILPVSIWCEGPWKFGKRVTVRIGSLLPAKTFSGADKDRRLLRRCAALLADQINHQLEKGHAS from the coding sequence ATGAAACGACCTTGCGCCCTGCTGCGATTTCTGTATCAGTTTGTACTGCGTCTGGCTACGCCAATTGGGCTGCTGCTTTTGCGTGTTCGTTTCCGCGGCCTTGCAAATGTTCCGAAAAAGGGGCCATATATTCTGTGCAGCAATCATCGCTGCGTTCTGGATCCGTTTACCATCGCCATGGGAATCCCGCAGCATTTGTACTATATGGCGAAAAGCGAACTTTTTACGAACCACGGCTCAGTGGCAGCAGCGCTGCTGCGAGCGGTTGGGGCGTTTCCTGTGCATCGGGACAGCGCGGATTTGCAGAGCCTGCATACGGCAGAGGCGATTTTGAAGCGCGGAGATTCGCTTGGCATCTTTCCGCAGGGTCGGGTTGTGTTTGACAACACGCCGTTTCGCCCGAAGTCGGGGGCGGTTTTGCTTGCTGCCCGTACAGGGATGCCGATTCTGCCGGTTTCCATTTGGTGCGAGGGTCCATGGAAATTTGGCAAACGGGTCACGGTGCGCATAGGGTCACTGCTGCCTGCCAAGACTTTTTCGGGGGCGGACAAGGATCGTCGTTTATTGCGCCGTTGTGCCGCATTGCTGGCGGACCAAATCAATCACCAACTGGAAAAGGGGCACGCATCTTGA
- a CDS encoding bifunctional 4-hydroxy-3-methylbut-2-enyl diphosphate reductase/30S ribosomal protein S1 translates to MKIKVAKSAGFCFGVNRAVTLVKNLLKDGKQVCTLGPIIHNPQTLAHLEALGAQVVEQPEQAPAGSTLVIRSHGVSRSVEDRIRRLPVVCADATCPFVEKIHRIVAQEGQTGSTILIAGNPAHPEVQGILGHCAGPAYVFSSAEELQNSIAMWNFPQKTAISVVAQTTFSVAEWRNCLQILKRVYTNVKIFDTICNATASRQSEAESLALACDAMVVLGGRQSSNTAKLYEVCSRHTRTIFAQSAAEISREDVAGVHHLGITAGASTPASIIKEVLVTMAEINEGVRSPETADSGDNFAEMLEESLKSLNTDEKVHGVVVGITPTEVLVDVGRKQSGFVPLSELTADPGAKTEDLVKIGDEMDLLIMRTNDQEGTIMLSKRRLDAAKGWDEVVAAEENQEILTGTVVEVVKGGVIAVTKGVRVFIPASQATASRSDPLDALLKKEVKFRIIEVNRGRRRAVGSIRSVLKDEQKKLAEKFWETAEEGKEYDGVVKSLTSYGAFVDLGGIDGMIHISELSWTRIKHPSEIVNVGDKVHVYIKGLDHEKGKISLGYKRPEDSPWEVLKRDYPVGTVVEATVVGMTTFGAFARIIPGIDGLIHISQIADHRIEKPQDELQMGQTVKAVITDIDFDRHRVSLSIRQLLESGELSETADESAE, encoded by the coding sequence TTGAAAATTAAAGTCGCAAAGTCCGCTGGATTCTGCTTTGGTGTTAACCGTGCGGTTACTCTGGTTAAAAATCTGCTGAAAGACGGAAAGCAGGTTTGCACCCTCGGCCCGATTATTCACAATCCGCAGACGCTCGCGCACTTGGAAGCGCTCGGCGCACAGGTGGTAGAACAGCCGGAGCAGGCCCCTGCGGGTAGCACACTGGTGATCCGCAGCCACGGGGTTTCCCGCAGTGTGGAAGACCGCATCCGCCGTCTGCCTGTGGTGTGCGCGGATGCCACCTGCCCGTTCGTGGAAAAAATCCATCGGATTGTTGCACAAGAAGGGCAGACAGGCAGCACGATTCTGATTGCCGGAAATCCAGCGCATCCGGAGGTACAGGGAATTTTGGGGCACTGCGCAGGGCCAGCCTATGTGTTTTCTTCGGCAGAGGAACTGCAAAATTCGATTGCCATGTGGAATTTTCCACAGAAAACTGCTATATCCGTTGTTGCACAAACCACATTTAGTGTTGCAGAATGGCGAAATTGTCTACAAATCCTGAAAAGGGTATATACAAACGTCAAAATTTTTGATACAATATGTAATGCGACTGCGAGTCGACAATCAGAGGCAGAGTCTCTAGCTTTGGCTTGTGATGCCATGGTTGTTCTCGGCGGTCGGCAGAGTTCCAATACGGCCAAGCTTTATGAAGTGTGCAGTAGGCACACGCGGACCATTTTTGCACAGTCTGCGGCCGAAATTTCCCGCGAAGATGTCGCGGGTGTGCATCATTTAGGTATTACTGCCGGTGCCTCCACACCGGCAAGCATAATAAAGGAGGTACTAGTTACCATGGCAGAAATCAATGAGGGCGTGCGCAGCCCGGAGACCGCAGACAGCGGTGACAACTTTGCAGAGATGCTCGAGGAATCTCTGAAAAGTTTAAATACAGACGAAAAGGTTCACGGCGTTGTTGTTGGCATCACCCCGACCGAAGTTCTGGTGGATGTCGGCCGTAAGCAGTCCGGCTTCGTCCCGCTTTCCGAGTTGACCGCAGACCCCGGTGCCAAGACAGAGGATTTGGTGAAAATCGGCGATGAGATGGATTTGCTCATCATGCGCACAAACGATCAGGAAGGCACCATTATGCTTTCCAAGCGCCGTCTGGATGCAGCCAAGGGCTGGGATGAGGTCGTTGCGGCCGAAGAAAATCAGGAGATTCTCACCGGCACAGTTGTCGAAGTCGTAAAGGGTGGCGTCATTGCGGTTACCAAGGGCGTCCGCGTTTTCATCCCGGCTTCTCAGGCAACTGCTTCCCGCAGCGATCCTCTGGATGCTTTGCTGAAAAAAGAAGTCAAGTTCCGCATTATCGAAGTGAACCGCGGCCGTCGGCGCGCAGTAGGCTCCATCCGTTCCGTACTGAAGGACGAGCAGAAGAAACTGGCTGAAAAATTCTGGGAAACTGCGGAAGAAGGCAAGGAGTACGACGGTGTTGTCAAGTCTCTGACTTCTTACGGCGCATTTGTTGATTTGGGCGGTATTGACGGCATGATCCATATCAGTGAGCTTTCCTGGACGCGCATTAAGCATCCGAGTGAAATCGTGAATGTCGGGGACAAGGTGCATGTGTACATTAAGGGTTTGGATCACGAAAAGGGCAAAATCTCCTTGGGCTACAAGCGTCCGGAAGACAGCCCGTGGGAAGTTCTGAAGCGGGACTATCCGGTTGGCACAGTTGTGGAAGCAACCGTTGTGGGTATGACCACTTTTGGCGCATTTGCACGCATTATTCCCGGTATCGACGGCTTGATCCATATTTCACAGATTGCGGATCACCGCATTGAAAAGCCGCAGGATGAGCTGCAGATGGGGCAGACTGTGAAAGCAGTCATTACGGATATCGACTTTGACCGTCACCGTGTCAGCCTGTCAATCCGTCAGCTGCTGGAAAGCGGCGAACTGTCCGAAACAGCCGACGAGTCTGCTGAATAA
- the ligA gene encoding NAD-dependent DNA ligase LigA, translating into MQQEEAKKRILELRKQIQYHNQKYYVEDAPEIDDFEYDMLYRELQNLEAAFPQFVVPNSPTQKVGGAPLAQFSKVRHEVVMESLHDSFSHEELREFDRRVREAVGDVTYVVEPKFDGLSVSLEYRDGVFTRGSTRGDGTVGEDVTENLRTIRTIPKKLKEPVPFLEVRGEVYMSHESFFKLCAQQELAGEKPFKNPRNAAAGSLRQKDSRVTASRVLDIFVFNVQQISGDVLSSHEEALDYLKRLGFTVSPFYTACRTIDEAIREVERIGEMRGSLGYSIDGAVIKVNRFSQRQELGSTAKFPKWAEAFKYPPEEKETKLLRIEVNVGRTGVLTPTGVFEPVTLAGTTVSRATLHNQDFISEKDIRVGDVVKLRKAGEIIPEVVCVVSHADHAEPYRLPETCPSCGGPVIREEGESAVRCTNAACPAQLARHLIHFVSRDAMDIDNCGPAVLEQLIAQGLVHSPADLYHLTLPQLTRMERMGEKSAQNLLDGIARSRQNDLSRLLFAMGIPHIGQKAAKLLAARFGNMTNIFEATAADIAAIDGYGSIMAESVQEFFSLTATAELVAQLRDAGVNMESSLQVTDSRFAGKTFVLTGTLSHRTRTEATALIEQFGGKVTGSVSKKTSYVLAGEAAGSKLDKAQKLGVPVLTEADFEVLLQP; encoded by the coding sequence ATGCAGCAGGAAGAAGCAAAAAAGCGCATTTTGGAGCTGCGCAAACAAATTCAGTATCATAACCAAAAATACTATGTGGAAGACGCGCCGGAAATCGATGATTTCGAGTATGATATGCTGTACCGCGAACTGCAGAATCTGGAGGCGGCATTTCCGCAGTTTGTGGTGCCGAATTCGCCAACCCAGAAAGTTGGCGGCGCACCTCTGGCGCAGTTCAGCAAGGTACGGCATGAGGTTGTGATGGAAAGCCTGCACGATTCCTTTTCCCATGAGGAACTGCGGGAATTTGACCGGCGTGTACGGGAAGCGGTCGGGGATGTCACCTATGTGGTAGAACCGAAGTTTGATGGTCTGTCGGTTTCTCTGGAGTATCGTGACGGTGTCTTTACACGCGGCTCCACCCGCGGTGACGGTACCGTCGGGGAGGATGTTACAGAAAACCTGCGCACCATTCGCACCATTCCCAAAAAGCTGAAAGAGCCGGTTCCGTTTTTGGAAGTGCGCGGCGAAGTATATATGTCACATGAAAGCTTTTTTAAGCTGTGTGCGCAACAGGAGCTGGCAGGAGAGAAGCCATTTAAGAATCCGCGGAATGCCGCTGCAGGCTCCCTGCGGCAAAAGGACAGTCGCGTTACAGCTTCCCGCGTCCTGGATATTTTTGTTTTTAATGTGCAGCAGATTAGCGGCGACGTCCTAAGCAGCCATGAAGAAGCGCTGGACTATCTGAAGCGCCTGGGCTTCACGGTTTCGCCGTTTTATACCGCTTGCCGCACAATCGATGAAGCAATTCGGGAAGTGGAGCGCATTGGTGAAATGCGCGGTAGTCTGGGGTATTCTATCGACGGTGCAGTCATCAAGGTGAATCGCTTTTCGCAGCGGCAGGAATTGGGCAGCACCGCAAAATTCCCTAAATGGGCGGAAGCGTTTAAATATCCGCCGGAAGAAAAGGAAACAAAGCTGCTGCGCATTGAGGTGAATGTCGGCAGGACCGGTGTCTTGACACCGACCGGCGTTTTTGAACCGGTCACTCTGGCGGGCACAACGGTCAGCCGCGCGACTCTGCACAATCAGGACTTCATTTCGGAAAAAGATATTCGCGTCGGTGACGTGGTGAAGTTGCGAAAAGCCGGCGAGATTATTCCCGAAGTAGTTTGCGTGGTTTCGCACGCAGACCATGCGGAGCCGTACCGTTTGCCGGAAACGTGCCCGTCCTGCGGCGGCCCGGTCATACGGGAAGAGGGCGAGTCCGCCGTGCGCTGTACCAACGCGGCGTGTCCGGCACAGCTTGCCCGCCATCTGATTCATTTTGTCAGCCGCGATGCCATGGACATCGACAACTGCGGGCCGGCTGTTTTGGAACAGCTTATTGCGCAGGGGTTGGTGCATTCTCCGGCTGACCTGTATCATTTGACCCTGCCGCAGTTGACCCGGATGGAGCGCATGGGTGAAAAGTCGGCGCAGAACCTGCTGGACGGCATTGCGCGCAGCAGGCAGAATGACCTTTCGCGCTTGCTTTTTGCCATGGGAATTCCCCATATCGGGCAAAAGGCAGCCAAACTGCTGGCGGCACGCTTCGGGAACATGACAAATATTTTTGAAGCCACTGCTGCGGATATTGCCGCGATCGACGGTTACGGAAGCATTATGGCGGAAAGCGTGCAGGAATTTTTCAGCTTGACAGCAACCGCAGAACTGGTGGCACAACTACGTGATGCCGGTGTCAATATGGAAAGCAGCCTGCAGGTGACGGACAGCCGCTTTGCCGGAAAAACATTTGTGCTGACCGGAACACTTTCACACCGAACACGCACAGAAGCTACGGCTCTGATTGAACAGTTTGGCGGCAAAGTGACCGGCAGCGTCAGCAAGAAGACTAGCTATGTGCTTGCCGGCGAGGCAGCTGGCAGTAAACTGGACAAGGCACAGAAGCTGGGGGTTCCCGTCCTTACGGAAGCTGACTTTGAGGTGCTGCTGCAGCCCTAA
- the yunB gene encoding sporulation protein YunB — MRRHYRGRPVAWGPLVLVAALLLGFLGLDISIKPYMNTVAAYEAKNYAVQTVYAAVQNELAAKSVSYEHLVNITRSSDGAVQSISSDVEAQNTLQTQLTQTVQKAIRSQSHTTVWIPAGTLTGSSLLHGRGPGLPLKITLSGAVQTQLKSTFDSAGVNQTRHRLFLQVTVSLYTYMIGKDVSQQVAVEVPVAETVIVGEVPSIALSKYTGQTTS, encoded by the coding sequence ATGCGCAGACACTACCGCGGCCGTCCGGTTGCGTGGGGACCGCTTGTGCTGGTTGCGGCGCTGTTATTGGGATTTTTGGGCTTGGACATTTCCATCAAGCCCTACATGAATACCGTTGCGGCTTACGAAGCGAAAAATTATGCGGTACAGACTGTGTATGCAGCTGTGCAGAATGAACTCGCTGCAAAAAGCGTAAGCTACGAACATCTGGTAAACATCACTCGCAGCAGCGACGGTGCTGTGCAGTCGATCAGCAGCGATGTGGAAGCGCAGAATACCCTGCAGACGCAGCTGACGCAGACGGTGCAAAAAGCAATTCGCAGTCAGTCGCATACAACTGTGTGGATTCCTGCCGGCACGCTGACCGGCAGTTCGCTCCTGCACGGGCGCGGACCCGGCCTACCCCTGAAAATTACACTGTCCGGTGCGGTGCAGACACAGCTGAAAAGTACCTTTGATAGTGCCGGCGTCAACCAAACCCGGCATCGCTTGTTTTTGCAGGTGACGGTTTCCCTGTATACGTATATGATCGGGAAAGATGTGAGCCAACAGGTGGCGGTGGAAGTCCCGGTGGCGGAAACGGTGATTGTCGGGGAGGTTCCCAGCATTGCGCTGTCCAAGTATACCGGTCAGACCACCAGCTGA